The following coding sequences are from one Primulina eburnea isolate SZY01 chromosome 15, ASM2296580v1, whole genome shotgun sequence window:
- the LOC140813435 gene encoding protein SPA1-RELATED 4-like isoform X2 — MRWDSCRYPYRWIIMEGSSESNWQRSDNSRGLNSSSLLDRNPRTFQARTVRSSGGNASHESGLVLVRKGSERTLWPYINDKTQAGATEDGDAAGGRSLECNDVSLRHWLDNPERTVDALECLHIFSQIVDIVNLAHSQGIVVHNVRPSCFIMSSLNRVSFIESASCSDSDSDSMDYGENSQTAEFKGSASPSSHDLHSHLRSRSQLGIQDSGPPTDVVNPTSHMNSDASCMQSLSGQALQASEVIGNERTGDKKNSFPMKQILLKESSWYSSPEEVGDCNSSCASDIYQLGVLLFELFCPFNSMEEKVTTMASLRHRVLPPQLLLKWPKEASFCLWLLHPEPSSRPKIGELLQSEFLNAPRDGIEEREAAIDLREKIEEQELLLEFLLLLQQRKQDTADTLNETISIMSSDIEEVSNLQTALRIKGGQKLELAENSTSGCQSISITGADDSGSSGSRKRIRQGLCDSNPGETSHRADEHQKLEMPSGYQGNDLSKNSRLMTNIRKLESAYFLTRRMAAKPRGRSLVRNFPVNSDGRGSISATERSSISNPSSKERCNEQKQSGWINTFLEGLCKYLSFSKLKVKANLKQGDLLNSSNLVCSLSFDRDGEFFATAGVNKKIKVFEYNSILNEERDIHYPVVEMASRSKLSSICWNGYIKSQIASSNFEGVVQVWDAMRNQIFMEMREHERRVWSVDFSVADPTMLASGSDDGTVKLWNINQGASVGTIKTKANVCCVQFPTDSGRSLAFGSADHMIYYYDLRNSKIPLCTLVGHNKTVSYVKFIDSTTLVSASTDNTLKLWDLSMNTARVIDCPLQSFTGHLNVKNFVGLSVSEGYIATGSETNEVFVYHKAFPMPTLTYRFNSMDPLSGDEVDDTTRFISSVCWRSQSSTLVAANSMGNIKLLEMA, encoded by the exons ATGCGATGGGATTCATGTAGGTACCCTTACAGGTGGATAATTATGGAAGGCTCGTCCGAGTCAAATTGGCAAAGGTCTGATAATTCTAGGGGGTTGAACTCTTCATCGTTACTGGATAGAAATCCCAGAACTTTTCAAGCAAGAACTGTCAGGTCGTCGGGAGGCAATGCATCCCATGAATCTGGTTTAGTATTAGTGAGAAAAGGGAGTGAACGAACCCTGTGGCCCTATATCAACGACAAAACTCAAGCTGGGGCAACCGAGGATGGTGACGCAGCTGGAGGTCGGAGCTTGGAATGCAATGATGTTAGCCTGAGACACTGGTTGGATAATCCCGAAAGGACGGTGGATGCCCTTGAATGCCTTCACATATTCTCTCAAATTGTAGATATTGTAAACCTGGCACATTCTCAGGGAATTGTTGTTCACAATGTCCGCCCCTCGTGCTTTATCATGTCTTCACTTAATCGTGTTTCTTTCATTGAATCTGCTTCTTGCTCGGATTCGGATTCTGACTCGATGGACTATGGAGAAAACAGTCAAACAGCTGAGTTTAAGGGTTCCGCTTCACCTTCATCCCATGATTTACACTCACACCTCCGATCAAGAAGTCAGTTAGGCATACAAGATTCTGGGCCCCCGACTGATGTTGTGAATCCCACTTCCCATATGAATTCGGATGCCAGTTGCATGCAATCATTATCAGGTCAGGCTTTGCAAGCCTCAGAAGTCATTGGGAACGAACGAACAGGTGATAAGAAGAATTCCTTTCCAATGAAACAAATATTGCTCAAAGAATCCAGTTGGTACAGCAGTCCAGAAGAGGTTGGCGACTGTAATAGTTCCTGTGCTTCTGATATCTATCAGCTTGGTGTCTTGCTCTTTGAG TTATTTTGCCCTTTTAATTCAATGGAAGAGAAAGTCACGACTATGGCAAGCCTGAGACACCGGGTCCTCCCTCCCCAGTTACTTCTCAAGTGGCCTAAAGAAGCTTCATTTTGCTTATGGTTGCTACATCCAGAGCCAAGTAGCAGACCAAAAATAGG TGAGTTGCTGCAAAGTGAGTTTTTGAATGCACCAAGAGATGGCATAGAAGAACGAGAAGCTGCCATAGACCTTCGAGAGAAGATAGAAGAGCAGGAGTTGTTGCTGGAGTTTCTTCTGCTACTGCAACAAAGGAAGCAGGATACTGCAGATACCTTGAACGAAACCATATCCATAATGTCTTCTGACATAGAAGAAGTCTCAAATCTGCAGACAGCTCTTAGAATAAAAGGAGGCCAAAAATTAGAGTTGGCTGAGAATTCCACCTCAGGTTGCCAGTCAATTAGCATTACTGGCGCTGATGATTCTGGTAGTTCAGGTTCTAGAAAGAGAATTAGGCAGGGCCTTTGTGACAGCAACCCAGGTGAAACTTCCCACCGTGCAGATGAACATCAAAAGTTAGAGATGCCTTCTGGATATCAGGGGAACGATCTCTCCAAAAATTCTAGACTGATGACTAATATTAGGAAACTGGAATCAGCTTACTTTTTAACGAGACGCATGGCTGCCAAACCACGAGGCAGATCATTGGTCAGAAATTTTCCTGTTAATAGTGATGGTAGAGGATCTATTTCTGCAACTGAAAGAAGTTCCATCAGTAATCCATCATCAAAAGAAAGGTGCAATGAGCAGAAGCAAAGTGGGTGGATAAACACATTTCTTGAAGGCCTATGCAAGTATCTATCTTTTAGTAAGCTCAAAGTTAAAGCAAACTTAAAGCAAGGGGATCTCTTAAATTCCTCCAACCTCGTATGCTCCCTTAGTTTTGACCGTGATGGGGAGTTTTTTGCGACCGCTGGTGTAAACAAGAAGATAAAAGTTTTTGAATACAATTCAATCTTAAATGAAGAACGTGATATTCACTATCCTGTGGTAGAAATGGCAAGTAGATCGAAGCTCAGCAGCATATGTTGGAACGGCTACATTAAAAGTCAGATTGCTTCAAGTAACTTTGAAGGGGTGGTGCAG GTGTGGGATGCCATGAGAAACCAAATTTTCATGGAAATGAGAGAACATGAGCGTCGTGTGTGGTCTGTAGACTTTTCAGTGGCTGATCCAACCATGCTGGCTAGCGGGAGTGATGATGGTACCGTTAAGCTCTGGAATATCAATCAG GGAGCAAGTGTCGGTACCATTAAGACAAAGGCCAATGTCTGCTGTGTTCAATTTCCCACTGACTCCGGTCGCTCCCTTGCATTTGGTTCAGCAGATCATATGATATATTACTATGATCTTCGTAACTCAAAAATTCCCCTTTGCACTCTAGTTGGTCATAACAAAACAGTGAGTTACGTGAAGTTCATAGATTCAACAACTCTTGTGTCTGCATCCACGGATAACACACTAAAGCTCTGGGATTTGTCCATGAACACAGCAAGAGTTATCGATTGTCCTCTGCAGTCATTCACTGGCCACCTTAATGTAAAG AATTTTGTTGGTTTGTCTGTATCTGAAGGCTACATTGCAACTGGCTCAGAAACAAATGAG GTTTTTGTTTATCACAAAGCATTTCCCATGCCCACACTAACATACAGATTTAATAGCATGGATCCACTTTCCGGTGATGAAGTGGATGATACCACACGGTTCATTTCTTCTGTATGTTGGCGCAGCCAGTCCTCCACGTTAGTTGCTGCAAATTCTATGGGAAATATTAAGCTTCTGGAGATGGCTTGA
- the LOC140813435 gene encoding protein SPA1-RELATED 4-like isoform X1 — protein MRWDSCRYPYRWIIMEGSSESNWQRSDNSRGLNSSSLLDRNPRTFQARTVRSSGGNASHESGLVLVRKGSERTLWPYINDKTQAGATEDGDAAGGRSLECNDVSLRHWLDNPERTVDALECLHIFSQIVDIVNLAHSQGIVVHNVRPSCFIMSSLNRVSFIESASCSDSDSDSMDYGENSQTAEFKGSASPSSHDLHSHLRSRSQLGIQDSGPPTDVVNPTSHMNSDASCMQSLSGQALQASEVIGNERTGDKKNSFPMKQILLKESSWYSSPEEVGDCNSSCASDIYQLGVLLFELFCPFNSMEEKVTTMASLRHRVLPPQLLLKWPKEASFCLWLLHPEPSSRPKIGELLQSEFLNAPRDGIEEREAAIDLREKIEEQELLLEFLLLLQQRKQDTADTLNETISIMSSDIEEVSNLQTALRIKGGQKLELAENSTSGCQSISITGADDSGSSGSRKRIRQGLCDSNPGETSHRADEHQKLEMPSGYQGNDLSKNSRLMTNIRKLESAYFLTRRMAAKPRGRSLVRNFPVNSDGRGSISATERSSISNPSSKERCNEQKQSGWINTFLEGLCKYLSFSKLKVKANLKQGDLLNSSNLVCSLSFDRDGEFFATAGVNKKIKVFEYNSILNEERDIHYPVVEMASRSKLSSICWNGYIKSQIASSNFEGVVQVWDAMRNQIFMEMREHERRVWSVDFSVADPTMLASGSDDGTVKLWNINQAILFLHLVDGASVGTIKTKANVCCVQFPTDSGRSLAFGSADHMIYYYDLRNSKIPLCTLVGHNKTVSYVKFIDSTTLVSASTDNTLKLWDLSMNTARVIDCPLQSFTGHLNVKNFVGLSVSEGYIATGSETNEVFVYHKAFPMPTLTYRFNSMDPLSGDEVDDTTRFISSVCWRSQSSTLVAANSMGNIKLLEMA, from the exons ATGCGATGGGATTCATGTAGGTACCCTTACAGGTGGATAATTATGGAAGGCTCGTCCGAGTCAAATTGGCAAAGGTCTGATAATTCTAGGGGGTTGAACTCTTCATCGTTACTGGATAGAAATCCCAGAACTTTTCAAGCAAGAACTGTCAGGTCGTCGGGAGGCAATGCATCCCATGAATCTGGTTTAGTATTAGTGAGAAAAGGGAGTGAACGAACCCTGTGGCCCTATATCAACGACAAAACTCAAGCTGGGGCAACCGAGGATGGTGACGCAGCTGGAGGTCGGAGCTTGGAATGCAATGATGTTAGCCTGAGACACTGGTTGGATAATCCCGAAAGGACGGTGGATGCCCTTGAATGCCTTCACATATTCTCTCAAATTGTAGATATTGTAAACCTGGCACATTCTCAGGGAATTGTTGTTCACAATGTCCGCCCCTCGTGCTTTATCATGTCTTCACTTAATCGTGTTTCTTTCATTGAATCTGCTTCTTGCTCGGATTCGGATTCTGACTCGATGGACTATGGAGAAAACAGTCAAACAGCTGAGTTTAAGGGTTCCGCTTCACCTTCATCCCATGATTTACACTCACACCTCCGATCAAGAAGTCAGTTAGGCATACAAGATTCTGGGCCCCCGACTGATGTTGTGAATCCCACTTCCCATATGAATTCGGATGCCAGTTGCATGCAATCATTATCAGGTCAGGCTTTGCAAGCCTCAGAAGTCATTGGGAACGAACGAACAGGTGATAAGAAGAATTCCTTTCCAATGAAACAAATATTGCTCAAAGAATCCAGTTGGTACAGCAGTCCAGAAGAGGTTGGCGACTGTAATAGTTCCTGTGCTTCTGATATCTATCAGCTTGGTGTCTTGCTCTTTGAG TTATTTTGCCCTTTTAATTCAATGGAAGAGAAAGTCACGACTATGGCAAGCCTGAGACACCGGGTCCTCCCTCCCCAGTTACTTCTCAAGTGGCCTAAAGAAGCTTCATTTTGCTTATGGTTGCTACATCCAGAGCCAAGTAGCAGACCAAAAATAGG TGAGTTGCTGCAAAGTGAGTTTTTGAATGCACCAAGAGATGGCATAGAAGAACGAGAAGCTGCCATAGACCTTCGAGAGAAGATAGAAGAGCAGGAGTTGTTGCTGGAGTTTCTTCTGCTACTGCAACAAAGGAAGCAGGATACTGCAGATACCTTGAACGAAACCATATCCATAATGTCTTCTGACATAGAAGAAGTCTCAAATCTGCAGACAGCTCTTAGAATAAAAGGAGGCCAAAAATTAGAGTTGGCTGAGAATTCCACCTCAGGTTGCCAGTCAATTAGCATTACTGGCGCTGATGATTCTGGTAGTTCAGGTTCTAGAAAGAGAATTAGGCAGGGCCTTTGTGACAGCAACCCAGGTGAAACTTCCCACCGTGCAGATGAACATCAAAAGTTAGAGATGCCTTCTGGATATCAGGGGAACGATCTCTCCAAAAATTCTAGACTGATGACTAATATTAGGAAACTGGAATCAGCTTACTTTTTAACGAGACGCATGGCTGCCAAACCACGAGGCAGATCATTGGTCAGAAATTTTCCTGTTAATAGTGATGGTAGAGGATCTATTTCTGCAACTGAAAGAAGTTCCATCAGTAATCCATCATCAAAAGAAAGGTGCAATGAGCAGAAGCAAAGTGGGTGGATAAACACATTTCTTGAAGGCCTATGCAAGTATCTATCTTTTAGTAAGCTCAAAGTTAAAGCAAACTTAAAGCAAGGGGATCTCTTAAATTCCTCCAACCTCGTATGCTCCCTTAGTTTTGACCGTGATGGGGAGTTTTTTGCGACCGCTGGTGTAAACAAGAAGATAAAAGTTTTTGAATACAATTCAATCTTAAATGAAGAACGTGATATTCACTATCCTGTGGTAGAAATGGCAAGTAGATCGAAGCTCAGCAGCATATGTTGGAACGGCTACATTAAAAGTCAGATTGCTTCAAGTAACTTTGAAGGGGTGGTGCAG GTGTGGGATGCCATGAGAAACCAAATTTTCATGGAAATGAGAGAACATGAGCGTCGTGTGTGGTCTGTAGACTTTTCAGTGGCTGATCCAACCATGCTGGCTAGCGGGAGTGATGATGGTACCGTTAAGCTCTGGAATATCAATCAGGCAATTCTATTTTTGCACTTGGTGGAT GGAGCAAGTGTCGGTACCATTAAGACAAAGGCCAATGTCTGCTGTGTTCAATTTCCCACTGACTCCGGTCGCTCCCTTGCATTTGGTTCAGCAGATCATATGATATATTACTATGATCTTCGTAACTCAAAAATTCCCCTTTGCACTCTAGTTGGTCATAACAAAACAGTGAGTTACGTGAAGTTCATAGATTCAACAACTCTTGTGTCTGCATCCACGGATAACACACTAAAGCTCTGGGATTTGTCCATGAACACAGCAAGAGTTATCGATTGTCCTCTGCAGTCATTCACTGGCCACCTTAATGTAAAG AATTTTGTTGGTTTGTCTGTATCTGAAGGCTACATTGCAACTGGCTCAGAAACAAATGAG GTTTTTGTTTATCACAAAGCATTTCCCATGCCCACACTAACATACAGATTTAATAGCATGGATCCACTTTCCGGTGATGAAGTGGATGATACCACACGGTTCATTTCTTCTGTATGTTGGCGCAGCCAGTCCTCCACGTTAGTTGCTGCAAATTCTATGGGAAATATTAAGCTTCTGGAGATGGCTTGA
- the LOC140813657 gene encoding beta-glucuronosyltransferase GlcAT14A-like: MGYMNMEKKKWMFPLVISSLVFILLLATSFNMGLVSSLNSINSVFSIFPSRLTNNQSDPYFAEAKLNRAPPPPARPSVPKFAYLISGSKGDLEKLWRTLHSLYHPWNYYVVHLDLESPPEERLELQSRVENHTLFAKVGNVFMNSKANMVTYRGPTMVASTLHACAILLKRHKDWDWFINLSASDYPLVTQDDLLRTFSDLKRELNFVEHTSNLGWKANKRAMPLIVDPGLYQKTKSDVFWVSPKRNLPTAFKLFTGSAWMILSRSFVEYCIWGWDNLPRTLLMYYSNFVSSPEGYFQTVICNAPEFASTVVNHDMHYISWDNPPQQHPHTLSLNDTYKIYASNAAFARKFKRDSPVLDKIDRELLRRKNGSFTPGGWCAGKPRCTKVGNVTKLRPGPGAERLGRLIGKLVLSPKFRQNQCG, from the exons ATGGGGTACATGAATATGGAGAAGAAGAAGTGGATGTTCCCTCTTGTTATAAGCTCGTTAGTATTCATTTTGCTTCTTGCCACCTCCTTCAATATGGGGCTCGTTTCCTCCTTGAACTCAATCAATTCGGTTTTTTCGATATTCCCTTCTCGTTTAACGAACAATCAAAGCGACCCTTATTTTGCTGAAGCAAAGCTTAATCGAGCTCCACCCCCTCCAGCTCGTCCTTCAGTTCCCAAGTTTGCTTATTTAATATCTGGTTCTAAAGGCGATTTGGAGAAACTTTGGAGGACTCTTCACTCTTTGTATCATCCATGGAATTATTATGTCGTTCATCTTGATCTCGAGTCTCCTCCAGAGGAGAGATTGGAGCTCCAGTCTAGGGTCGAAAATCATACTCTTTTTGCGAAAGTTGGGAATGTTTTTATGAACAGCAAAGCGAATATGGTTACTTATAGAGGCCCCACCATGGTTGCTAGTACTCTTCACGCTTGTGCTATTCTTTTGAAGAGACATAAAGATTGGGACTGGTTTATTAATCTCAGTGCTTCAGATTATCCGTTGGTGACTCAAGATG ATCTTCTTCGCACATTTTCTGATTTGAAAAGAGAGCTTAATTTTGTCGAACACACAAGCAATTTAGGCTGGAAAGC GAACAAAAGGGCGATGCCATTGATTGTTGATCCAGGACTCTACCAGAAAACAAAGTCCGACGTATTTTGGGTTTCTCCCAAGAGAAATTTACCTACAGCATTTAAACTGTTTACTG GCTCAGCTTGGATGATCTTATCACGCTCATTTGTCGAATACTGCATATGGGGTTGGGATAATCTTCCCAGAACTCTGCTCATGTATTACTCCAACTTTGTTTCCTCCCCAGAAGGCTATTTTCAGACTGTCATCTGTAACGCCCCCGAATTTGCTTCGACTGTTGTAAACCATGACATGCACTATATTTCTTGGGATAATCCGCCGCAACAACACCCCCACACTCTGTCCCTCAACGACACTTATAAAATTTATGCTAGTAATGCTGCCTTCGCACGTAAATTCAAAAGGGATTCTCCTGTCTTGGACAAAATTGACAGAGAACTGCTGAGGCGAAAAAATGGGAGCTTTACGCCTGGTGGCTGGTGCGCAGGAAAACCACGGTGTACTAAGGTCGGGAATGTAACGAAGCTTAGACCAGGTCCTGGTGCTGAAAGGCTTGGAAGACTTATAGGTAAACTGGTTTTGTCACCAAAATTCAGACAGAACCAGTGCGGATAG
- the LOC140813435 gene encoding protein SPA1-RELATED 3-like isoform X3 yields the protein MRWDSCRYPYRWIIMEGSSESNWQRSDNSRGLNSSSLLDRNPRTFQARTVRSSGGNASHESGLVLVRKGSERTLWPYINDKTQAGATEDGDAAGGRSLECNDVSLRHWLDNPERTVDALECLHIFSQIVDIVNLAHSQGIVVHNVRPSCFIMSSLNRVSFIESASCSDSDSDSMDYGENSQTAEFKGSASPSSHDLHSHLRSRSQLGIQDSGPPTDVVNPTSHMNSDASCMQSLSGQALQASEVIGNERTGDKKNSFPMKQILLKESSWYSSPEEVGDCNSSCASDIYQLGVLLFELFCPFNSMEEKVTTMASLRHRVLPPQLLLKWPKEASFCLWLLHPEPSSRPKIGELLQSEFLNAPRDGIEEREAAIDLREKIEEQELLLEFLLLLQQRKQDTADTLNETISIMSSDIEEVSNLQTALRIKGGQKLELAENSTSGCQSISITGADDSGSSGSRKRIRQGLCDSNPGETSHRADEHQKLEMPSGYQGNDLSKNSRLMTNIRKLESAYFLTRRMAAKPRGRSLVRNFPVNSDGRGSISATERSSISNPSSKERCNEQKQSGWINTFLEGLCKYLSFSKLKVKANLKQGDLLNSSNLVCSLSFDRDGEFFATAGVNKKIKVFEYNSILNEERDIHYPVVEMASRSKLSSICWNGYIKSQIASSNFEGVVQVWDAMRNQIFMEMREHERRVWSVDFSVADPTMLASGSDDGTVKLWNINQAILFLHLVDVSFETKWSKCRYH from the exons ATGCGATGGGATTCATGTAGGTACCCTTACAGGTGGATAATTATGGAAGGCTCGTCCGAGTCAAATTGGCAAAGGTCTGATAATTCTAGGGGGTTGAACTCTTCATCGTTACTGGATAGAAATCCCAGAACTTTTCAAGCAAGAACTGTCAGGTCGTCGGGAGGCAATGCATCCCATGAATCTGGTTTAGTATTAGTGAGAAAAGGGAGTGAACGAACCCTGTGGCCCTATATCAACGACAAAACTCAAGCTGGGGCAACCGAGGATGGTGACGCAGCTGGAGGTCGGAGCTTGGAATGCAATGATGTTAGCCTGAGACACTGGTTGGATAATCCCGAAAGGACGGTGGATGCCCTTGAATGCCTTCACATATTCTCTCAAATTGTAGATATTGTAAACCTGGCACATTCTCAGGGAATTGTTGTTCACAATGTCCGCCCCTCGTGCTTTATCATGTCTTCACTTAATCGTGTTTCTTTCATTGAATCTGCTTCTTGCTCGGATTCGGATTCTGACTCGATGGACTATGGAGAAAACAGTCAAACAGCTGAGTTTAAGGGTTCCGCTTCACCTTCATCCCATGATTTACACTCACACCTCCGATCAAGAAGTCAGTTAGGCATACAAGATTCTGGGCCCCCGACTGATGTTGTGAATCCCACTTCCCATATGAATTCGGATGCCAGTTGCATGCAATCATTATCAGGTCAGGCTTTGCAAGCCTCAGAAGTCATTGGGAACGAACGAACAGGTGATAAGAAGAATTCCTTTCCAATGAAACAAATATTGCTCAAAGAATCCAGTTGGTACAGCAGTCCAGAAGAGGTTGGCGACTGTAATAGTTCCTGTGCTTCTGATATCTATCAGCTTGGTGTCTTGCTCTTTGAG TTATTTTGCCCTTTTAATTCAATGGAAGAGAAAGTCACGACTATGGCAAGCCTGAGACACCGGGTCCTCCCTCCCCAGTTACTTCTCAAGTGGCCTAAAGAAGCTTCATTTTGCTTATGGTTGCTACATCCAGAGCCAAGTAGCAGACCAAAAATAGG TGAGTTGCTGCAAAGTGAGTTTTTGAATGCACCAAGAGATGGCATAGAAGAACGAGAAGCTGCCATAGACCTTCGAGAGAAGATAGAAGAGCAGGAGTTGTTGCTGGAGTTTCTTCTGCTACTGCAACAAAGGAAGCAGGATACTGCAGATACCTTGAACGAAACCATATCCATAATGTCTTCTGACATAGAAGAAGTCTCAAATCTGCAGACAGCTCTTAGAATAAAAGGAGGCCAAAAATTAGAGTTGGCTGAGAATTCCACCTCAGGTTGCCAGTCAATTAGCATTACTGGCGCTGATGATTCTGGTAGTTCAGGTTCTAGAAAGAGAATTAGGCAGGGCCTTTGTGACAGCAACCCAGGTGAAACTTCCCACCGTGCAGATGAACATCAAAAGTTAGAGATGCCTTCTGGATATCAGGGGAACGATCTCTCCAAAAATTCTAGACTGATGACTAATATTAGGAAACTGGAATCAGCTTACTTTTTAACGAGACGCATGGCTGCCAAACCACGAGGCAGATCATTGGTCAGAAATTTTCCTGTTAATAGTGATGGTAGAGGATCTATTTCTGCAACTGAAAGAAGTTCCATCAGTAATCCATCATCAAAAGAAAGGTGCAATGAGCAGAAGCAAAGTGGGTGGATAAACACATTTCTTGAAGGCCTATGCAAGTATCTATCTTTTAGTAAGCTCAAAGTTAAAGCAAACTTAAAGCAAGGGGATCTCTTAAATTCCTCCAACCTCGTATGCTCCCTTAGTTTTGACCGTGATGGGGAGTTTTTTGCGACCGCTGGTGTAAACAAGAAGATAAAAGTTTTTGAATACAATTCAATCTTAAATGAAGAACGTGATATTCACTATCCTGTGGTAGAAATGGCAAGTAGATCGAAGCTCAGCAGCATATGTTGGAACGGCTACATTAAAAGTCAGATTGCTTCAAGTAACTTTGAAGGGGTGGTGCAG GTGTGGGATGCCATGAGAAACCAAATTTTCATGGAAATGAGAGAACATGAGCGTCGTGTGTGGTCTGTAGACTTTTCAGTGGCTGATCCAACCATGCTGGCTAGCGGGAGTGATGATGGTACCGTTAAGCTCTGGAATATCAATCAGGCAATTCTATTTTTGCACTTGGTGGATGTGAGCTTTGAAACTAAAT GGAGCAAGTGTCGGTACCATTAA